The following are encoded in a window of Mycobacteroides chelonae CCUG 47445 genomic DNA:
- a CDS encoding ATP-binding cassette domain-containing protein produces MTGREAPTLTVVFDGDERKFAPGHDIHIGRDIHADVRITHPLVSRIHLIIRFVDGKWIAEDQRSLNGIFVNGRQVGWVEVRDDTVVNLGDPGGPRLTFALGGLGSETQLGIAPPTMRGPASGLQPAPYTGTQQHYPTGGYQSAPQTYGQPPSQQHPYGAPPSGPQTYGTSGPTRPRQQYPSEPTPVPPAAYAHEPVEPFGTRAMRALGIGGAPKPSPGAITVGRAPDNTIVVNDVLASRHHALLLPSAGGLEIQDLHTINGTFVNGVQVEQATVREGDTVTIGNVDLVVQDGTLVKPTTAARVGGLEVQGIDFTVEGGKKLLDNISFSAGPGSLTAVIGPSGAGKSTLARLIVGNTQPSAGKVSFEGHGVHAEYAVMRNRIGMVPQDDVVHPQLTVSQALHYAAELRLPPDTTKEDREQVVSRVLEELEMTKHAETRVDKLSGGQRKRASVAMELLTGPSLLILDEPTSGLDPALDRQVMSLMRQLADAGRVVVVVTHSLTYLSYCDQVLLLAPGGKTAYCGPPRSINQEMGTTDWADIFANAAADPDGVHQAYLARHPAASKPVTAPVQPGDLGKPPKTSLLRQVSTVARRQGRLILADRGYFIFLALLPFVLAGLVLSVPGSAGFNVALPDNPNEPGLLLALTNLGASFLGLALTIRDLIGERVIFRREQAVGLSATAYLLAKIITYCGAAIVQSAIMTAVIVIVRGGPTQGAVLLGNANFELWVAVAATACAATVLGLVLSSLATSAEQVMPMLVIATMTQIVFSGGLIPVTGRAGLEQFSFLFPSRWGFAATASTTDLRKLVPVGPQDELWNHDAGTWLFDMGILALLALVMAGFVRWRIRLKG; encoded by the coding sequence ATGACTGGTCGCGAAGCACCCACTCTTACGGTGGTATTCGATGGTGACGAACGAAAGTTCGCACCCGGGCACGACATTCATATCGGCCGCGATATCCACGCCGATGTACGCATCACGCACCCGTTGGTGTCGCGTATTCACCTGATAATCAGGTTCGTCGACGGTAAATGGATCGCCGAGGACCAACGCAGCCTCAACGGCATCTTCGTCAACGGCCGTCAGGTCGGTTGGGTCGAGGTGCGCGATGACACCGTGGTCAACCTCGGTGACCCGGGCGGACCGCGGCTGACGTTCGCCCTCGGCGGTCTCGGCAGCGAAACGCAGCTGGGAATCGCTCCCCCCACCATGCGTGGTCCGGCCTCGGGTCTGCAGCCAGCCCCCTATACCGGCACTCAGCAGCACTACCCCACCGGCGGCTACCAATCCGCTCCGCAGACCTATGGGCAGCCGCCGAGCCAGCAGCACCCGTACGGCGCACCCCCCTCGGGGCCCCAAACCTATGGAACGTCCGGGCCCACCCGCCCTCGTCAGCAGTATCCGTCGGAGCCCACCCCGGTGCCCCCCGCCGCTTACGCCCACGAGCCGGTCGAACCGTTCGGCACCCGTGCGATGCGCGCGCTCGGCATCGGCGGCGCGCCTAAACCGTCACCCGGTGCCATCACCGTCGGTCGCGCACCCGACAACACGATCGTCGTCAACGACGTGCTGGCCTCGCGGCACCACGCCTTGTTGCTTCCGTCTGCCGGTGGCCTGGAAATCCAGGACCTGCACACCATCAACGGCACCTTCGTCAACGGTGTCCAGGTTGAACAGGCAACGGTGCGCGAGGGTGACACCGTCACCATCGGTAACGTCGACCTCGTCGTTCAAGACGGCACGCTGGTCAAACCGACGACGGCCGCCCGCGTCGGCGGGCTTGAGGTGCAGGGCATCGACTTCACCGTCGAGGGCGGCAAGAAGCTGCTCGACAACATCAGCTTCTCCGCAGGCCCCGGATCGCTCACCGCGGTCATCGGCCCCTCGGGTGCCGGCAAGTCCACCCTGGCCCGGCTGATCGTCGGCAACACCCAACCGTCGGCGGGCAAGGTGTCCTTCGAGGGTCACGGGGTGCACGCCGAGTACGCCGTCATGCGAAACCGCATCGGCATGGTGCCACAGGACGATGTGGTGCACCCGCAGCTGACAGTAAGCCAGGCACTGCATTACGCCGCCGAGCTGCGACTGCCCCCGGATACCACCAAGGAAGACCGCGAACAGGTCGTGTCCCGGGTTCTCGAGGAACTCGAGATGACCAAGCACGCCGAGACCCGCGTCGACAAGCTCTCCGGCGGTCAGCGTAAGCGCGCCTCGGTGGCCATGGAGCTGTTGACCGGTCCGTCTCTGCTGATCCTGGACGAGCCCACCTCGGGCCTGGATCCGGCGCTGGACCGTCAGGTGATGAGCCTGATGCGACAGCTCGCCGACGCCGGCCGCGTCGTGGTGGTGGTGACGCACTCGCTGACCTATCTGAGTTACTGCGACCAGGTGCTGCTGCTGGCCCCCGGTGGCAAGACCGCGTACTGCGGACCTCCACGCAGCATCAACCAGGAGATGGGCACCACCGACTGGGCCGACATCTTCGCCAATGCCGCGGCCGACCCGGACGGCGTGCACCAGGCCTATCTGGCCCGGCATCCCGCTGCGAGCAAACCCGTCACCGCCCCGGTACAGCCCGGCGACCTCGGCAAACCTCCGAAGACGAGCCTGCTGCGGCAGGTTTCCACAGTGGCACGCCGTCAGGGACGGCTGATCCTGGCCGACCGCGGCTACTTCATCTTCCTGGCGCTGCTGCCGTTCGTCCTTGCCGGATTGGTGCTGTCGGTACCCGGCAGTGCCGGTTTCAATGTGGCGTTACCCGACAATCCGAACGAACCCGGACTGCTGCTGGCGCTGACGAACCTCGGAGCCAGCTTCCTGGGTCTGGCGCTGACCATCCGTGACCTGATCGGTGAACGGGTGATCTTCCGCCGTGAGCAGGCGGTGGGCCTGTCGGCCACCGCATATCTGCTCGCCAAGATCATCACCTACTGCGGAGCCGCCATCGTGCAGTCCGCGATCATGACGGCCGTCATCGTGATCGTCCGCGGTGGACCGACGCAGGGCGCGGTGCTGCTCGGGAACGCGAATTTCGAGCTGTGGGTCGCCGTTGCCGCCACCGCATGCGCGGCCACCGTGCTGGGCCTGGTGCTGTCCTCACTGGCCACCTCGGCCGAGCAGGTGATGCCGATGCTGGTGATCGCCACCATGACGCAGATCGTCTTCAGCGGTGGACTCATCCCGGTGACGGGACGTGCGGGGCTGGAACAGTTCTCGTTCCTGTTCCCCTCGCGTTGGGGCTTCGCAGCCACGGCCTCCACCACCGATCTGCGCAAGCTGGTGCCGGTGGGACCGCAGGACGAGCTGTGGAATCACGATGCCGGAACCTGGCTGTTCGACATGGGCATCCTGGCGCTACTCGCGCTGGTGATGGCCGGGTTCGTACGCTGGCGCATCCGCCTCAAGGGCTAG
- a CDS encoding pentapeptide repeat-containing protein: MAEHWTDREITGETFYDEDFRELRTERVVFTECDFSGANLTESLHIGSAFRNCTFRRTSLWHSEFRQCSLLGSTLTDCRVRPSKFTETDFTLSSLGGLDLREMDLSDCRFREANLVGTDMRKANLHGADFTGARTQNLKLDGADLRGARIDPTLWTTATLTAAKVDLPQAVAYAAGHGLDVHGG; this comes from the coding sequence ATGGCCGAGCACTGGACTGACCGTGAGATCACCGGAGAGACCTTCTACGACGAGGACTTTCGTGAACTGCGCACCGAGCGCGTGGTCTTCACCGAGTGCGACTTCAGCGGCGCCAATCTCACCGAATCGCTGCATATCGGCTCTGCCTTCCGGAACTGCACCTTCCGCCGCACATCGCTATGGCATTCGGAGTTCCGCCAGTGCAGCCTGCTGGGCTCCACTCTCACCGACTGCCGGGTGCGTCCGTCGAAGTTCACCGAGACCGACTTCACGCTGTCCTCGCTCGGCGGCCTCGATCTGCGTGAAATGGACCTGTCGGACTGCCGTTTCCGGGAGGCCAACCTGGTGGGCACCGATATGCGCAAGGCCAATCTGCACGGCGCCGACTTCACCGGTGCCCGCACGCAGAATCTCAAACTCGACGGCGCCGACCTGCGTGGTGCCCGCATTGACCCGACGTTGTGGACCACCGCAACCCTGACGGCTGCGAAAGTCGATCTGCCACAGGCTGTCGCGTATGCCGCAGGGCACGGACTGGACGTGCACGGCGGCTAG
- a CDS encoding NAD(P)-dependent oxidoreductase produces MKIAIFGVTGMVGSRIAAELRSRGHEVVGYSRHGGDDATAGTLTDGALVAAVAAGHDAVVSAIGPSRSGDPHSEFIDAITTAAAHVHGTRLFVVGGAGTLRVNGERLVDSPDFPESYRAEALTHAAALEMLERTGQDVEWVYLSPAPVIEPGERTGSYRVAGDSPAGRAISAEDFAVAVADELEHPAHRRKRFTVAN; encoded by the coding sequence ATGAAGATCGCAATATTCGGCGTGACCGGAATGGTCGGCTCACGCATCGCCGCCGAGCTGCGCAGCCGTGGGCACGAGGTGGTCGGATACAGTCGCCACGGTGGTGACGACGCCACGGCAGGCACGCTCACCGACGGCGCACTGGTGGCGGCAGTCGCTGCCGGGCATGATGCCGTTGTATCTGCGATAGGACCGAGCCGCTCCGGAGACCCGCACAGCGAATTCATCGACGCAATCACCACAGCCGCCGCGCATGTTCACGGCACGCGGCTGTTCGTCGTTGGAGGCGCGGGCACACTCCGCGTCAACGGAGAACGCCTAGTCGACTCACCTGATTTTCCCGAGTCCTACCGCGCCGAAGCGCTGACTCACGCTGCCGCATTGGAGATGCTCGAACGAACTGGACAGGACGTGGAGTGGGTGTACCTTTCCCCGGCACCGGTCATCGAACCAGGAGAACGCACAGGGTCCTACCGGGTCGCAGGCGATTCCCCGGCGGGCCGGGCCATCTCAGCCGAGGATTTCGCCGTCGCAGTAGCCGACGAACTCGAACACCCGGCACACCGGCGCAAGCGATTCACAGTCGCCAATTGA
- a CDS encoding bifunctional methylenetetrahydrofolate dehydrogenase/methenyltetrahydrofolate cyclohydrolase: MTATRLDGKATRDEIFVELATRAAALTAAGKTPGLGTILVGDDPGSHAYVRGKHADCAKVGINSIRRDLPADIDQATLCATIDELNANPDCTGYIVQLPLPKHLDENEALERIDPDKDADGLHPTNLGRLVLGKEAPLPCTPRGIVYLLRRYDVKLDGAHVVVIGRGVTVGRPLGLLLTRRSENATVTLCHTGTRDLAALTRQADIIVAAAGVPHMVTADMVKPGAAVIDVGVSRVDDKLTGDVAQDVWDVAGYVSPNPGGVGPLTRAFLLSNVIERAERS; the protein is encoded by the coding sequence GTGACGGCGACTCGACTTGATGGCAAGGCCACCCGCGACGAGATCTTTGTGGAGCTGGCCACTCGTGCCGCGGCGCTGACCGCGGCGGGCAAGACTCCAGGACTGGGAACCATCCTGGTGGGGGACGACCCGGGTTCGCACGCCTATGTTCGCGGCAAGCACGCCGACTGCGCCAAGGTGGGCATCAACTCGATCCGCCGCGATCTGCCCGCAGATATCGATCAAGCCACGCTGTGCGCCACCATCGACGAGCTGAACGCCAACCCGGACTGCACCGGCTACATCGTGCAGCTGCCGCTGCCCAAGCACCTCGATGAGAACGAGGCGCTGGAGCGCATCGACCCCGATAAGGACGCCGACGGGCTGCACCCGACGAACCTGGGGCGGCTGGTGCTGGGTAAGGAAGCGCCGCTTCCGTGCACGCCGCGAGGCATCGTCTATCTCCTGCGTCGCTATGACGTCAAGCTCGACGGCGCGCACGTGGTGGTGATCGGTCGCGGCGTTACGGTGGGCCGTCCCCTCGGGCTGCTGCTCACCCGCCGCTCCGAGAACGCGACAGTCACCCTGTGTCACACCGGAACCCGTGACCTGGCCGCGTTGACCCGGCAGGCGGACATCATCGTCGCCGCTGCCGGCGTGCCGCATATGGTGACGGCGGACATGGTCAAGCCGGGTGCCGCGGTGATCGATGTGGGCGTGAGCCGGGTCGACGACAAGCTGACCGGCGACGTGGCCCAGGACGTCTGGGATGTCGCCGGGTACGTCTCGCCCAACCCGGGCGGAGTCGGACCCTTGACCCGGGCCTTCTTGCTTAGCAACGTGATCGAGCGAGCGGAACGGTCGTGA
- a CDS encoding nitroreductase family protein: MTSLNLSADEVLTTTRSVRKRLDFDKPVERAVVEECLNIALQAPTGSNHQGWHWVIVADADKKKAIADIYREGWNKYAKGAGATYAEGDTGAERKEKVVDSAGYLAENFERAPLFLIPCIEGRLDNLPVVGAASSWGSLLPAVWSFMLAARNRGLGSAWTTLHLMDDGEKRTADILGIPFDKITQGGLFPIAYTVGTDFRPAKRQPVADVLHWDTW, encoded by the coding sequence ATGACCTCCCTGAATCTGTCAGCCGATGAAGTTCTGACCACCACCCGTTCGGTGCGCAAGCGCCTTGATTTCGACAAGCCCGTCGAACGCGCGGTTGTCGAGGAATGTCTGAACATCGCGCTGCAGGCACCGACCGGCTCCAACCATCAGGGCTGGCACTGGGTCATCGTGGCGGACGCCGACAAGAAGAAGGCGATCGCCGACATCTACCGCGAAGGCTGGAACAAGTACGCCAAGGGCGCGGGCGCCACCTACGCCGAGGGCGATACCGGGGCCGAGCGTAAGGAAAAGGTTGTGGACTCGGCCGGCTACCTCGCCGAGAACTTCGAGCGGGCGCCGCTGTTCCTCATTCCCTGCATCGAGGGACGCCTCGACAATCTGCCGGTGGTCGGTGCGGCGTCGTCGTGGGGATCGCTGCTTCCTGCGGTGTGGAGCTTCATGCTCGCCGCCCGTAACCGTGGTTTGGGATCGGCCTGGACGACATTGCACCTGATGGACGATGGCGAGAAGCGCACCGCCGACATCCTGGGCATCCCCTTCGACAAGATCACCCAGGGCGGGCTGTTCCCCATCGCGTACACCGTCGGCACCGACTTCCGGCCCGCCAAGCGCCAGCCAGTCGCCGACGTCCTGCACTGGGACACTTGGTGA
- a CDS encoding tRNA (cytidine(34)-2'-O)-methyltransferase, with the protein MFRIMFHEPRIAPNTGNAIRMVAGTGCELHLVQPLFDLSEAKVRRAGLDYHDMASVTVHENLSAAWESMQPQRVYAFTAHASVSYTDIAYQPGDVLLFGPEPTGLDAEVLADPHITEKVRIPLLPGRRSLNLSNAAAIAAYEAWRQHGFEGSV; encoded by the coding sequence GTGTTTCGCATCATGTTTCACGAGCCCCGGATCGCCCCCAACACCGGGAACGCGATCCGGATGGTGGCGGGCACCGGGTGCGAGCTGCATCTGGTGCAGCCGTTATTCGACCTGTCGGAGGCGAAGGTGCGCCGAGCCGGTCTGGACTATCACGATATGGCCTCGGTGACGGTCCACGAGAATCTTTCTGCTGCTTGGGAATCGATGCAGCCGCAACGGGTCTATGCCTTCACCGCTCATGCGAGCGTCAGCTATACCGACATCGCCTATCAGCCGGGTGATGTGCTGCTTTTCGGCCCCGAGCCCACCGGACTGGATGCCGAGGTACTGGCCGATCCACACATCACCGAGAAGGTGCGCATCCCGCTACTCCCCGGCCGCAGATCACTCAACCTGTCCAATGCCGCAGCCATCGCCGCATATGAGGCCTGGCGTCAGCATGGTTTCGAAGGCAGCGTCTAA
- a CDS encoding tautomerase family protein, whose protein sequence is MPSSVVEVRRRYIEAEEVAIIDAVHGALVSAFQIPEGDKHVRLVVHEPHRFSHAPNLARPELYTFVSIDCFAGRSIGTKRNLYAEIVKRLSLLGIPPDHVTIVLRESATENWGIRGGQAACDIDLGFDVNV, encoded by the coding sequence ATGCCCAGTTCAGTAGTCGAGGTCCGTCGGCGATACATCGAGGCCGAAGAGGTGGCGATCATCGATGCGGTCCACGGCGCGCTGGTCTCTGCCTTTCAGATACCGGAAGGGGACAAGCATGTACGCCTTGTCGTGCATGAACCCCACAGGTTTTCGCACGCGCCAAACCTGGCCCGGCCGGAGCTGTACACCTTTGTTTCCATCGACTGCTTCGCGGGCCGATCGATAGGGACGAAACGAAACCTCTATGCCGAGATTGTGAAACGGCTTTCCTTGCTGGGGATACCGCCGGATCACGTCACCATTGTGCTGCGGGAGAGTGCGACGGAGAATTGGGGAATCCGTGGAGGTCAGGCGGCCTGCGATATCGACCTGGGTTTCGATGTGAACGTCTGA
- a CDS encoding winged helix-turn-helix transcriptional regulator, whose protein sequence is MSVSSQPMDDWLGNLFDPDCPTRIVLDRIGDKWTVLVVAILSDGPLRFTVLRDRIGGVTGKVLTSTLRSMLRDGMVKRTAYATVPPKVEYELTELGLSLREPIDQLRAWAECNVAHIVRNREVHDGDLMSTDLTSR, encoded by the coding sequence GTGTCCGTCTCGTCACAGCCCATGGATGACTGGTTGGGAAACCTATTCGATCCGGACTGCCCCACCCGGATCGTGCTGGACAGGATCGGCGACAAGTGGACGGTGCTGGTGGTCGCGATCCTTTCCGACGGGCCCTTACGGTTCACGGTCCTACGGGATCGCATCGGTGGCGTCACCGGCAAGGTGCTGACTTCTACCTTGCGTTCGATGCTCCGTGACGGGATGGTGAAGCGGACGGCGTACGCCACCGTCCCACCGAAAGTGGAATACGAGCTGACAGAGTTGGGACTTTCCCTGCGTGAGCCCATCGATCAATTGCGGGCTTGGGCGGAGTGCAATGTGGCTCACATCGTGCGCAACCGGGAAGTCCATGACGGAGACTTGATGTCAACTGACCTGACATCACGGTGA
- a CDS encoding NADH:flavin oxidoreductase: MGSDAAGVPDVLAPARLGPITLRNRTIKAATFEAASPDAFVTDELIEYHRRPALGGVGMTTVAYCAVAPEGRTEYGQVWMREEALPGLRRLTDAIHATGAAVSAQIGHAGPVANARSNGSRALSPIRFFNPLGMKFARRASTSDIEGVIAAHANAARLAIEAGFDAVEIHLGHGYFVSSFLSPLFNRRSDEYGGSLANRAKVARAVVQAVRKVAGDRLAVTAKLTMTDGIRGGIPIEESLQTAKWLQEDGGLDALELTAGSSLVNPMYLFRGDVPIRELANGFPKPMGWGVRLTGKKFFRSYPYRDAFLLDDARRFRAELDMPLILLGGIAGGDTMDLAMAEGFDFVAMGRALLADPDLVNRVAADRATHSRCTHCNQCMATIFSRTHCVLT, encoded by the coding sequence ATGGGCAGTGACGCCGCTGGAGTTCCCGACGTGTTGGCGCCCGCGCGACTCGGCCCCATCACGCTGCGCAACCGGACAATCAAGGCCGCCACGTTCGAGGCCGCCTCCCCGGATGCTTTCGTCACCGACGAGCTCATCGAGTATCACCGCAGACCCGCACTCGGCGGGGTCGGCATGACAACGGTCGCCTATTGCGCCGTCGCTCCCGAGGGACGCACCGAATACGGCCAGGTCTGGATGCGTGAAGAGGCCTTGCCCGGGCTGCGGCGCCTCACCGATGCCATCCACGCCACCGGCGCCGCCGTCTCGGCGCAGATCGGCCATGCCGGTCCAGTGGCCAATGCGCGATCGAACGGCTCACGTGCCCTGTCCCCGATCCGGTTCTTCAACCCGTTGGGCATGAAATTCGCCCGCCGGGCCAGCACTTCCGATATCGAGGGCGTGATTGCCGCGCACGCGAACGCGGCCCGGCTGGCCATCGAGGCCGGTTTCGATGCCGTTGAAATCCACTTGGGCCATGGCTATTTCGTGAGCTCCTTCCTGAGCCCGCTATTCAATAGGCGCAGCGATGAGTACGGCGGATCGCTGGCCAACCGCGCCAAGGTGGCGCGCGCGGTGGTGCAAGCGGTGCGGAAGGTGGCCGGCGATCGGCTGGCGGTGACCGCGAAACTCACCATGACTGACGGCATCCGCGGCGGCATCCCGATCGAGGAGTCGCTGCAAACCGCGAAATGGCTGCAGGAGGACGGCGGACTCGATGCCCTGGAACTGACTGCGGGATCCTCTCTGGTCAACCCCATGTACTTGTTCCGCGGCGACGTGCCGATCCGTGAGCTCGCCAACGGCTTCCCCAAACCCATGGGTTGGGGCGTACGGCTCACCGGAAAGAAGTTCTTCCGGTCCTATCCCTACCGCGACGCGTTTCTGCTGGACGACGCCCGCCGGTTTCGCGCCGAACTGGACATGCCCCTGATTCTCTTGGGCGGAATCGCCGGCGGCGACACCATGGACCTGGCGATGGCGGAGGGCTTCGATTTCGTGGCCATGGGGCGCGCACTGCTGGCCGACCCAGATCTGGTGAATCGGGTGGCGGCCGACCGGGCCACCCATTCCCGATGCACCCACTGCAATCAGTGCATGGCCACGATTTTCAGCAGAACCCACTGCGTGCTCACATAG
- a CDS encoding DUF3017 domain-containing protein, whose amino-acid sequence MFGAALDAVRRFAREQWPILVVSAVFLVALGLVMADRWRRGALVVGIAVGVAAALRLVLTDDTAGLLAVRGKTFDVGALSAVAAVMVYLALTIDPLGTG is encoded by the coding sequence ATGTTCGGGGCGGCCCTTGATGCCGTCCGCCGCTTCGCCCGTGAGCAGTGGCCGATTCTGGTGGTATCGGCGGTCTTTCTGGTGGCGTTGGGTTTGGTGATGGCGGATCGCTGGCGCCGCGGTGCCTTGGTCGTGGGGATCGCCGTGGGAGTGGCCGCGGCGCTGCGGCTGGTGCTGACCGATGACACCGCGGGCTTGTTGGCGGTGCGCGGCAAGACCTTTGACGTCGGCGCTCTCAGTGCCGTCGCTGCGGTGATGGTCTACCTGGCGTTGACGATCGACCCGTTGGGCACCGGATAG